Proteins from a genomic interval of Bombus affinis isolate iyBomAffi1 chromosome 18, iyBomAffi1.2, whole genome shotgun sequence:
- the LOC126926417 gene encoding mucin-2-like produces MNVSKAEQIKLLSRKRSILLNRLVLTSKQMYKYLKSRQKNRALLMSYRKTVDQVWDRFNVVQEELELLDETENLHLETILSFYHTLDTELMELIDSAQSSPTATSVSVGSADCPQQICLYHFSAIQNYPKLTKETPETLTNLIGAMKQHLRVFKNLGDQATSNTIIVGLLLSKLNADTIQEWQLTIANKKMPPYTHLLDFLEQKVNCAITTSVATPAKRSPKRRKPFRIGCPRRNAFTATHFPCPICQGSHRIWTCDIFKAKSVNERFTVVKEISVCINCLREGHSIYLCTAGSCRVCGLRHHTLLHRDAPEANNQPSTTGQTPSQAPTLPPEPCPTDLLTFSPTDPPTDLPTDLPTSSPKDLLTSFPTDPLTLLSPPRPMPPLSSWILPCTPPSTPPSTPPSAPPLSSSSPSLARHLTTTSTCPSKPSLIYSQPPLSEIPCPPFPRNPWPPRTPLRPTIPLSPWTTSWIIPRRPPSSFSSSASSSPCPSPCPSPCPSPCPSPCPSPCPSSSSLSTLPTSPKHFSTIPSIYTCPQFSKHSSLPRSPYRSPPRSPPRLTPRPPPRSPPRPTPPLRPCGLHWIISNTPPCTPPCTHPCTHPCTHPCIPPIRPCIPPTRPCIPPTRPCIPPTRPCIPPTRPCIPPTRPCIPPTRPCIPTTRPCIPTTRPCIPTTRPSRPFSIGSSMSSSTISSAPSLETMILQSVKNCCTDFTVKNAVSENHCPGQNVKTPSLPFAESTSAIGPN; encoded by the exons ATGAACGTGTCTAAGGCGGAACAGATCAAATTGTTGAGTCGGAAACGAAGTATCCTACTTAATCGACTCGTGTTAACATCGAAACAAATGTACAAATATCTAAAGTCCCGTCAGAAGAACAGAGCACTCTTGATGTCATACCGCAAAACTGTCGACCAAGTGTGGGACAGGTTCAACGTCGTCCAAGAAGAATTAGAGTTACTTGACGAGACAGAAAACTTACACCTGGAAACCATCTTAAGCTTTTATCACACCCTGGACACAGAATTAATGGAACTCATTGATAGCGCACAATCATCACCAACTGCAACGTCTGTAAGCGTCGGATCAGCCGACTGTCCACAACAAATTTGTTTATATCACTTCTCCGCGATTCAAAACTATCCTAAACTGACCAAAGAAACACCGGAAACGTTAACGAATTTAATCGGCGCTATGAAACAACATCTTCGGGTATTCAAGAACTTAGGTGACCAAGCCACGTCCAACACAATTATCGTCGGCCTGTTATTGTCCAAATTAAACGCGGATACCATACAAGAATGGCAGCTCACTATAGCCAACAAGAAAATGCCTCCGTATACTCACTTATTAGATTTCCTCGAACAAAAGGTAAATTGTGCCATAACGACATCCGTCGCTACTCCGGCAAAACGATCACCAAAACGACGCAAGCCTTTCCGAATAGGCTGTCCACGAAGGAACGCATTCACCGCTACGCACTTTCCGTGCCCAATCTGCCAAGGCTCGCACCGAATTTGGACTTGCGACATCTTCAAGGCGAAATCGGTAAATGAACGTTTCACAGTCGTCAAAGAAATATCCGTGTGCATCAATTGCCTGAGAGAGGGACACTCGATTTACCTTTGTACCGCCGGATCGTGTCGCGTGTGTGGACTTCGTCACCACACGCTTCTGCATCGGGACGCACCTGAAGCGAACAATCAGCCGAGCACAACCGGCCAAACACCTAGTCAGGCGCCGACGCTACCTCCGGAACCCTGTCCGACGGATCTTTTAACATTTTCTCCGACGGATCCTCCGACGGATCTTCCGACGGATCTTCCGACATCCTCTCCGAAAGATCTTTTAACATCCTTTCCGACGGATCCTTTGACGCTTCTTTCGCCACCTCGTCCGATGCCTCCTTTGTCGTCTTGGATACTTCCTTGCACACCTCCTTCGACACCTCCTTCGACACCTCCTTCGGCACCTCCTTTGTCATCATCTTCGCCTTCTTTAGCTCGCCATTTAACAACCACTTCGACGTGTCCTTCAAAACCCTCTTTGATATATTCTCAGCCACCACTTTCGGAAATTCCTTGTCCACCCTTTCCGAGAAATCCTTGGCCACCTCGTACGCCACTTCGACCGACAATTCCTTTGTCACCTTGGACAACTTCTTGGATAATTCCTCGCAGACCTCCTTCGTCATTCTCATCGTCAGCCTCTTCGTCACCCTGTCCGTCACCCTGTCCGTCACCCTGTCCGTCACCCTGTCCGTCACCCTGTCCGTCACCCTGTCCGTCATCCTCTTCATTATCCACCTTGCCCACTTCTCCAAAACATTTTTCGACAATCCCTTCGATATATACTTGTCCACAGTTTTCGAAACATTCTTCCCTACCTCGTTCGCCATATCGCTCGCCACCTCGTTCGCCACCTCGTCTGACACCTCGTCCGCCACCTCGTTCGCCACCTCGTCCGACGCCTCCTTTGCGACCTTGCGGACTTCATTGGATAATTTCTAACACACCTCCTTGCACACCTCCTTGCACACATCCTTGCACACATCCTTGCACACATCCTTGCATACCTCCAATACGTCCTTGCATACCTCCAACACGTCCTTGCATACCTCCAACACGTCCTTGCATACCTCCAACACGTCCTTGCATAC CTCCAACACGTCCTTGCATACCTCCAACACGTCCTTGCATACCTCCAACACGTCCTTGCATACCTACGACACGTCCTTGCATACCTACGACACGTCCTTGCATACCTACTACACGTCCTTCGAGACCCTTTTCCATAGGTTCGTCGATGTCCTCTTCGACGATCTCCTCCGCGCCCTCTTTAGAGACAATGATATTACAAAGCGTTAAAAATTGTTGCACGGACTTCACAGTCAAGAATGCCGTATCGGAGAATCATTGTCCGGGACAGAATGTGAAGACACCATCTCTGCCGTTTGCGGAATCGACATCTGCGATTGGTCCGAATTAG